One part of the Malus sylvestris chromosome 2, drMalSylv7.2, whole genome shotgun sequence genome encodes these proteins:
- the LOC126602500 gene encoding secreted RxLR effector protein 161-like → MESIPYASIVGSLMYAQTCTRPDISFAVGMLGRYQSNPRMDHWKAAKKVMRYLQGTKDYMLTYRKSNNLEVIGYSDSDFAGCFDSRRSTLGYLFLLAGGAISWKSTKQDAIAISTMEAEFIACFEATNHGLWLRNFISRLGVIDSIAKPLRIFCDNAAAVFFSKNDKYSNGAKHMDIKY, encoded by the coding sequence ATGGAAAGTATTCCTTATGCATCTATTGTAGGAAGTCTAATGTATGCACAAACTTGTACTAGACCAGACATCAGTTTTGCAGTTGGGATGTTAGGCAGATACCAAAGCAACCCAAGAATGGATCATTGGAAAGCTGCAAAGAAAGTGATGCGGTATTTGCAAGGAACGAAAGACTATATGCTCACGTATAGAAAATCTAATAACCTAGAAGTTATTGGTTATTCAGATTCAGATTTTGCTGGATGTTTTGATAGCAGAAGATCAACTCTTGGTTACTTGTTTCTCTTAGCTGGAGGAGCAATTTCTTGGAAGAGTACAAAGCAAGATGCTATTGCTATATCCACCATGGAAGCTGAATTTATAGCATGCTTTGAGGCTACAAATCATGGATTATGGTTACGGAATTTTATCTCAAGGCTTGGCGTTATTGATTCCATTGCTAAGCCGTTGAGAATTTTTTGTGACAATGCTGCCGCTGTCTTCTTCTCCAAGAATGACAAGTATTCTAATGGTGCTAAACACATggatataaaatattga